In Piliocolobus tephrosceles isolate RC106 chromosome 12, ASM277652v3, whole genome shotgun sequence, one DNA window encodes the following:
- the LOC111531508 gene encoding olfactory receptor 13H1, with translation MAMDNVTAVFQFLLIGISNYPQWKDMFFTLVLIIYLSTLLGNGFTIFLIHFDPNLHTPMYFFLSNLSFLDLCYGTASMPHALVHCFSTHPYLSYPWCLTQMSVSLTLATAECLLLAAMAYDCVVAINNPLRYSVVMNGPVCVCLAATSWGTSLVLTAMLILSLRLHFYGANVINHFVCEILSLIKLACSDISFNELMILITSVFTLLLPFGFVLLSYIRIAMAVIRIRSAQGRLKAFTTCGSHLTMVTIFYGTAISMYMKPQFNSSPDQDKFISVFYGALTPMLNPLIYNLRNKDVKRAIRKVMLKRT, from the coding sequence ATGGCCATGGACAATGTCACAGCAGTGTTTCAGTTTCTCCTTATTGGCATTTCTAACTATCCTCAATGGAAAGACATGTTTTTCACATTGGTGCTGATAATTTATCTCAGCACATTGTTGGGGAACGGATTTACGATCTTTCTTATTCACTTTGACCCCAACCTCCACACTCCAATGTACTTCTTCCTTAGTAACCTGTCTTTCTTAGACCTTTGCTATGGAACAGCTTCCATGCCCCACGCTTTGGTGCATTGTTTCTCTACCCATCCCTACCTCTCTTATCCCTGGTGTCTGACTCAAATGAGTGTCTCCTTGACTTTGGCCACAGCAGAGTGCCTCCTACTGGCTGCCATGGCCTATGACTGTGTGGTTGCTATCAACAATCCCCTGCGTTATTCAGTGGTTATGAATGGCCCAGTGTGTGTCTGCTTGGCTGCTACCTCATGGGGGACATCACTTGTGCTCACTGCCATGCTCATCCTATCCCTGAGGCTTCACTTCTATGGGGCTAATGTCATCAACCATTTTGTCTGTGAGATTCTCTCCCTCATTAAGCTGGCCTGTTCTGATATCAGCTTCAATGAACTTATGATCCTCATCACCAGTGTCTTCACCCTGCTGCTACCATTTGGGTTTGTTCTCCTCTCCTACATACGAATTGCTATGGCTGTCATAAGGATTCGCTCAGCCCAGGGCAGGCTCAAGGCCTTTACCACGTGTGGCTCTCACCTGACCATGGTGACAATCTTCTATGGGACAGCCATCTCCATGTATATGAAACCTCAGTTCAACTCCTCCCCTGACCAGGACAAGTTTATCTCAGTGTTTTATGGAGCTTTGACACCCATGCTGAACCCTCTGATATATAACCTGAGAAACAAAGATGTTAAACGGGCAATAAGGAAAGTTATGTTGAAAAGGACATGA